In Egibacteraceae bacterium, a single window of DNA contains:
- a CDS encoding sulfite exporter TauE/SafE family protein → MVLSDVPSRPLRELPLGLAVGVLSGLFGIGGGALAVPGLLWLQLSQHAAHATSLAAIVLTAAAAVIPFAADGAVDPLAALALVAGSLAGVSLGAGFMHRIPANGLRLAFVAFLAVVAVRMLVGIELDRDAHVPDLEAVHVLLLLGVGLVTGILSALLGVGGGIVLVPALVLGFEFSQHAAEGTSLAVIVPTALLGAARHTRRGYTHWRTGMTVGAGGVAGGIGGAVLALGLDGLLLQRLFAGFLILMSLYLLLRGAGEPTAEDAGS, encoded by the coding sequence GTGGTCCTGAGCGACGTCCCGTCGCGCCCACTGCGCGAGCTCCCGCTCGGGCTCGCCGTCGGGGTGCTGTCCGGCCTGTTCGGCATCGGTGGCGGGGCGCTCGCCGTCCCGGGACTGCTGTGGCTGCAGCTCAGCCAGCACGCCGCCCATGCCACGTCGTTGGCGGCGATCGTGCTGACCGCCGCAGCCGCGGTCATCCCCTTCGCGGCGGATGGCGCCGTCGACCCGCTGGCCGCGCTCGCCCTGGTGGCCGGGTCGCTGGCAGGCGTCTCGCTCGGCGCCGGGTTCATGCACCGGATCCCCGCGAACGGCCTGCGCCTGGCCTTCGTCGCCTTCCTGGCCGTGGTGGCCGTCAGGATGCTCGTGGGCATCGAGCTCGACCGGGACGCCCACGTCCCCGACCTGGAGGCGGTCCACGTCCTGCTGCTCCTCGGCGTCGGCCTGGTGACCGGCATCCTGTCGGCGCTGCTCGGCGTCGGTGGCGGCATCGTGCTCGTCCCCGCCCTGGTGCTCGGCTTCGAGTTCTCCCAGCACGCCGCCGAGGGCACGTCCTTGGCCGTCATCGTGCCCACCGCCCTGCTGGGTGCGGCCCGCCACACCCGCCGGGGGTACACGCACTGGCGGACCGGGATGACGGTTGGCGCGGGGGGCGTGGCGGGGGGGATCGGCGGCGCGGTCCTGGCCCTCGGCCTCGACGGCCTGCTCCTGCAGCGGCTGTTCGCGGGGTTCCTGATCCTGATGAGCCTCTACCTCCTGCTGCGCGGCGCAGGGGAGCCCACCGCCGAGGACGCCGGGAGCTAG
- a CDS encoding methyltransferase domain-containing protein: protein MDAKQANTVYHDWEAPTYDEKWSISFDTRCIDYAAGRFRKVVPEVRTYDRALEIGAGTGFFLLNLAQAGVARELHVTDISPGMVAVCERNGAQLGLAVHGRVADAESLPYDAAAFDLVVGHAVVHHLPDLEAAFAELRRVLVPGGRLVIAGEPTRAGDAIANQFKRAARVGVKLAAVVAGSHRVLAPRNGRSSEDDAEAAALEDVVDQHIFTPGELEEHARAAGFCDVRTVTEELTASWFGWTTRTVEAMVGVDRLPAGYPWFAYRVWQWLFALDDAVASRVVPKGIFYNCLLTATTPAS from the coding sequence ATGGACGCCAAGCAGGCCAACACCGTCTACCACGACTGGGAGGCGCCGACCTACGACGAGAAGTGGTCGATCTCGTTCGACACGCGCTGCATCGACTACGCGGCCGGACGCTTCCGCAAGGTGGTGCCCGAGGTGCGCACCTACGACCGTGCTCTGGAGATCGGGGCGGGCACGGGGTTCTTCCTCCTGAACCTCGCCCAGGCGGGTGTGGCCCGGGAGCTGCACGTCACCGACATCTCCCCGGGCATGGTCGCGGTCTGCGAGCGCAACGGCGCGCAGCTCGGGCTCGCGGTGCACGGCAGGGTGGCCGACGCCGAGTCCCTGCCCTACGACGCTGCCGCCTTCGACCTGGTGGTCGGCCATGCCGTCGTCCACCACCTGCCCGACCTGGAAGCGGCCTTCGCCGAGCTGCGCCGGGTGCTCGTGCCCGGGGGCCGGCTCGTCATCGCCGGTGAGCCGACCCGTGCGGGCGACGCGATCGCCAACCAGTTCAAGCGCGCCGCGCGCGTGGGTGTGAAGCTGGCCGCGGTGGTGGCGGGCAGCCACCGCGTCCTGGCTCCGCGGAACGGCCGATCCAGCGAGGACGACGCTGAGGCAGCCGCGCTGGAAGACGTGGTGGACCAGCACATCTTCACCCCCGGCGAGCTCGAGGAGCACGCCCGCGCGGCCGGCTTCTGCGACGTGCGCACGGTGACCGAGGAGCTGACCGCCAGCTGGTTCGGGTGGACCACCCGCACGGTGGAGGCGATGGTCGGCGTCGACCGCCTGCCCGCCGGCTACCCATGGTTCGCCTACCGGGTCTGGCAGTGGCTCTTCGCGCTCGATGACGCGGTGGCCTCCCGCGTGGTCCCCAAGGGCATCTTCTACAACTGTCTGCTCACGGCGACGACGCCGGCGTCATGA
- a CDS encoding enoyl-CoA hydratase/isomerase family protein, which yields MGQFVSVETDEEGVATLRLDRPPVNALNPQVWAELGDAARTVAADERVAAVVLWGGAKVFAAGADVAALRDLTERAARVAGAELQAALSALARLPQVTIAAVNGYALGGGCELAMTADFRFAADNAQLGQPEIQLGLIPGAGGTQRLARLVGVQRAKEMVYGGTFYGAEACRTMGLVDRVVPADEVYGTAVDAARRYAAGPYALRLAKRAIDEGADLPLDAGLRLEAALFASCFATEDARAGMRSFLEHGPGQARFTGA from the coding sequence GTGGGCCAGTTCGTCAGCGTCGAGACCGACGAGGAGGGGGTGGCCACGCTGCGCCTGGACCGGCCGCCGGTCAACGCGCTGAATCCCCAGGTGTGGGCGGAGCTGGGGGATGCCGCACGCACCGTCGCCGCCGACGAGCGGGTGGCTGCCGTGGTGCTGTGGGGCGGCGCCAAGGTGTTCGCTGCCGGGGCGGACGTGGCGGCGCTGCGGGACCTCACCGAGCGGGCCGCCCGGGTCGCGGGGGCCGAGCTGCAGGCCGCCCTGAGCGCGCTGGCGCGCCTGCCGCAGGTGACGATCGCCGCGGTCAACGGCTACGCCCTCGGCGGTGGCTGTGAGCTGGCGATGACCGCCGACTTCCGGTTCGCTGCCGACAACGCCCAGCTCGGCCAGCCGGAGATCCAGCTGGGCCTCATCCCCGGTGCGGGTGGTACCCAGCGCCTCGCCAGGCTGGTCGGGGTGCAGCGCGCGAAGGAGATGGTGTACGGGGGCACCTTCTACGGTGCCGAGGCGTGCCGGACGATGGGGCTGGTCGACCGGGTCGTGCCCGCCGACGAGGTCTACGGGACCGCCGTGGACGCTGCTCGCCGGTACGCTGCGGGGCCGTACGCGCTGCGACTGGCCAAGCGGGCGATCGACGAGGGCGCCGACCTGCCGCTGGACGCCGGGCTCCGGCTGGAGGCCGCGCTCTTCGCGTCCTGCTTCGCCACCGAGGACGCGCGTGCCGGCATGCGATCCTTCCTGGAGCACGGTCCCGGTCAGGCGCGGTTCACCGGCGCGTGA